The proteins below come from a single Cupriavidus sp. WKF15 genomic window:
- a CDS encoding DsbA family protein has translation MNRADQQGTEMKVEFFLDYRSPYSYLASTQVGRLDAEVEITPVDAFSVMRSVNNQPSTACPPKARYAFSDAVRWAKYYGVPFAPNMGLLSAMRTGQFDGTLLPRAGLAARQLGVFGEASEALFGVLWASNDDLTTDEGRERFLTERGLPSLLWQTAMTQEIGEELAELSKGAAGRGVFGVPTFFIDSEIFFGNDRLQFVEARLRELAVKGESA, from the coding sequence ATGAATCGCGCCGATCAGCAGGGAACCGAAATGAAAGTCGAATTCTTTTTGGACTACCGTAGCCCCTACTCTTACCTAGCAAGCACGCAAGTTGGCCGGTTAGACGCAGAAGTGGAAATCACGCCGGTTGACGCATTCAGTGTGATGCGGTCTGTCAATAACCAACCGTCGACTGCTTGCCCGCCTAAGGCCCGATATGCATTTTCCGACGCTGTGCGATGGGCGAAGTACTACGGCGTGCCCTTCGCCCCAAACATGGGGCTGCTAAGCGCGATGAGAACGGGCCAGTTTGACGGCACTTTGCTTCCCCGCGCCGGGCTCGCGGCCCGGCAGCTCGGTGTGTTCGGTGAGGCTAGTGAAGCACTTTTCGGTGTGCTGTGGGCTAGCAACGACGATCTGACGACGGACGAGGGGCGCGAAAGGTTCCTGACCGAGCGCGGGCTGCCGTCCTTGCTGTGGCAAACTGCTATGACCCAAGAGATCGGAGAGGAACTCGCCGAGTTGAGCAAGGGAGCGGCGGGTCGCGGCGTATTCGGCGTCCCAACGTTCTTCATCGATAGCGAGATCTTCTTTGGCAATGATCGACTGCAGTTTGTCGAGGCTCGCTTACGTGAGTTGGCAGTAAAGGGAGAGTCAGCATGA
- a CDS encoding epoxide hydrolase family protein: protein MKQIFAALAAVLLSASAMAVGPARTDGATTIRPFHVHVPDGALADLRSRIASTRWPDRETVADQSQGVQLANLRELLHYWGTGYDWRKAEALLNALPQFVTTIDGVNIHFIWVRSRNPNALPVIITHGWPGSVFEFLKVIGPLTDPSAHGGKVTDAFDVVIPSIPGYGFSGKPTGTGWDPEHVARVWAELMQRLGYNRYVAQGGDWGALITSAMARQAPAGLAGIHLNLPATVPPEAAAALAVGGPAPEGLSSKERATYDAILAFAKQGNSAYITMLGARPQTIGYGSTDSPAFLAAFMLGHPGFAKWTYGAVPHMEPSKDEVLDDFTLYWLTNSAASAGRLYWENMGRSPLIAAAQKTADISLPVAVTVFPEDVYRPPETWVRRAYRNMIYFHEADKGGHFAAWEQPQLFAEELRAAFRSLRQF, encoded by the coding sequence ATGAAACAAATATTCGCTGCCCTTGCAGCCGTCCTACTCTCCGCTTCTGCGATGGCCGTCGGCCCCGCCCGGACAGACGGGGCAACGACGATTCGCCCCTTCCACGTACACGTTCCTGACGGCGCTCTTGCTGATCTGCGCAGTCGCATCGCGTCGACACGCTGGCCGGATCGGGAAACCGTTGCCGATCAATCCCAAGGCGTCCAGCTAGCCAACTTGCGGGAGCTCCTTCACTACTGGGGGACGGGCTACGACTGGCGCAAGGCCGAAGCCCTACTCAATGCTCTGCCGCAATTCGTTACCACTATTGACGGGGTCAATATTCATTTCATCTGGGTGCGTTCCCGCAATCCAAATGCTCTGCCGGTAATCATCACCCACGGCTGGCCGGGATCCGTGTTCGAGTTCCTCAAGGTCATTGGCCCGCTCACCGATCCCAGTGCACATGGCGGCAAGGTTACAGACGCATTTGACGTCGTGATCCCGTCCATCCCTGGCTACGGATTCTCCGGCAAGCCAACGGGTACGGGGTGGGATCCGGAACACGTCGCACGGGTATGGGCGGAGCTGATGCAGCGCCTCGGGTATAACCGCTATGTCGCGCAGGGCGGCGACTGGGGTGCTCTCATTACCAGTGCCATGGCGCGCCAGGCGCCTGCGGGATTGGCTGGCATCCACCTCAACCTTCCGGCAACCGTACCGCCGGAGGCTGCGGCTGCGCTTGCCGTGGGCGGGCCGGCGCCGGAAGGACTTAGCAGCAAGGAACGCGCGACATATGACGCAATTCTTGCGTTCGCGAAACAAGGCAACTCGGCCTACATCACGATGCTAGGGGCGCGGCCGCAGACGATCGGCTATGGCTCGACGGACTCTCCAGCCTTCCTCGCCGCCTTCATGCTAGGGCATCCAGGCTTTGCCAAGTGGACGTACGGCGCCGTGCCACATATGGAACCGTCAAAGGACGAGGTACTGGACGACTTTACGCTGTATTGGCTGACGAACAGCGCAGCATCCGCAGGGCGTCTCTACTGGGAAAACATGGGAAGAAGCCCCCTGATTGCGGCCGCACAGAAGACTGCAGACATCTCGCTGCCGGTTGCCGTCACGGTATTCCCGGAGGACGTCTATCGTCCACCCGAGACCTGGGTCCGGCGCGCCTATCGCAACATGATCTACTTCCACGAGGCAGACAAGGGCGGCCATTTCGCTGCCTGGGAACAGCCGCAGCTCTTCGCGGAGGAGCTTCGCGCGGCCTTCCGATCGCTGCGCCAATTCTAA
- a CDS encoding LysR substrate-binding domain-containing protein, which yields MRPIPPLKALVALEAAMRLGSFTMAADELGVTPGAVGQQIQKLEDWLGVALFVRQIRQVTPTVEGRAYMAQIQPALAEIVHASRRLRERRHNGVRLSMPPSFAAKWFAPRMADFLQAYPGTALSLSTSTTLVDFELDAVDLAVRHFNGADPQLSAQLLCPDEARAYCSPAYALKWKLKRPEDLQPATLLHNTLHPHWVAWLARYSELSDQQIESIAGIQFDQSLMAIEAAVREQGVVLTSSILVETETAEGLLVEPFDKAFPLSLGYYLVHPKTAQLPAGAIALKQWFAEKLAMHSHPSETEPG from the coding sequence ATGCGACCCATCCCGCCCTTGAAGGCTTTGGTAGCATTGGAAGCGGCCATGCGACTTGGCAGTTTTACTATGGCGGCCGATGAACTTGGAGTGACACCCGGTGCCGTCGGGCAGCAGATACAGAAGCTTGAAGACTGGCTCGGCGTGGCGCTGTTCGTCCGGCAGATTCGTCAAGTGACGCCAACCGTTGAAGGGCGAGCATATATGGCGCAAATTCAGCCTGCTCTTGCGGAAATCGTGCACGCCAGCCGCCGCCTGCGGGAGCGCAGGCACAACGGCGTACGGCTTTCCATGCCACCGAGCTTCGCCGCAAAGTGGTTCGCGCCGCGAATGGCCGACTTCCTCCAAGCGTACCCGGGGACTGCATTGAGCCTGAGCACTTCAACCACGCTCGTGGATTTCGAGCTTGATGCCGTTGATCTGGCAGTTCGACACTTCAATGGAGCCGATCCCCAACTGTCGGCGCAGCTACTTTGCCCTGACGAGGCCCGCGCATATTGCAGCCCGGCGTACGCGCTGAAATGGAAACTGAAGCGGCCTGAGGATCTTCAGCCGGCCACGCTGCTGCATAACACACTTCATCCTCACTGGGTGGCCTGGCTGGCTCGCTACAGCGAGCTCTCGGACCAGCAGATCGAGTCCATTGCCGGGATTCAGTTCGACCAGTCCTTGATGGCGATCGAAGCGGCAGTTCGCGAGCAAGGCGTGGTACTGACGAGCTCGATTCTTGTGGAAACCGAGACGGCCGAGGGACTGCTTGTCGAGCCCTTCGACAAGGCGTTTCCGCTATCTCTAGGGTATTACCTCGTGCATCCGAAGACGGCACAGCTTCCAGCAGGGGCGATAGCGCTAAAGCAGTGGTTCGCCGAAAAGTTGGCTATGCACAGCCACCCATCAGAAACGGAACCTGGATGA
- a CDS encoding TetR/AcrR family transcriptional regulator has protein sequence MANSQEEKSRNHDRIVEIAARRFREAGLEGASIADLMKEAGLTHGGFYKHFDSRDALVLEAMAAALKSGSSGNGSGAPKGAFTFESIVEAYLSKRHRDKVGSGCAVTALMSDVGRADKETKALFTSQVRRNLEGIGALLAAEGRKGDKHAAIVALCIMTGALGLSRAVSDDKLSIEILASAREFLLAGSGDQSSNELDVPPIA, from the coding sequence ATGGCAAATTCACAGGAAGAAAAGAGTAGAAATCACGACCGAATCGTGGAAATTGCGGCCCGGCGATTTCGCGAAGCAGGCCTCGAAGGGGCAAGTATTGCAGACCTTATGAAGGAAGCTGGCCTAACTCATGGCGGTTTCTACAAGCACTTTGATTCTCGTGACGCCCTGGTACTGGAAGCCATGGCTGCCGCGTTGAAGAGCGGATCAAGTGGAAACGGAAGCGGCGCACCCAAGGGCGCCTTCACATTCGAAAGTATCGTTGAAGCCTATTTGAGCAAGCGTCATCGCGATAAAGTCGGCTCGGGATGTGCAGTCACTGCACTGATGAGCGACGTTGGCCGGGCCGATAAAGAAACGAAGGCGCTTTTCACTTCCCAGGTTCGAAGAAATCTTGAGGGCATCGGTGCACTCCTGGCGGCAGAAGGGCGAAAGGGCGACAAGCATGCAGCGATCGTGGCGCTTTGCATAATGACCGGTGCCTTGGGACTATCTCGTGCGGTTTCAGACGACAAGCTCTCCATTGAAATATTGGCCTCTGCGCGCGAGTTTCTTTTGGCGGGGTCTGGTGACCAGTCATCCAATGAGCTGGACGTACCACCTATCGCATGA
- a CDS encoding UvrD-helicase domain-containing protein yields the protein MVMDGVARFCSSAQAEPQAWHIPVDPLIEEELADALREELLPHVQSLWRESIDPRGVAAVSHATYVKLWQLSRPRIPADFILFDEAQDADGLMLSVLRGQSSQVIYVGDPYQQIYKWRGAVNAMDHIKAPVKGLTESFRFGNAIASLASRMLRLMDEDVPVRGQAAIPSRVVRHAAPGEIRPNAILCRKNTTLLAKVAEGLQRGHRVAARTKKEELEAFIDGAERLLAGQRTHYPAALSLFENWLDVQEYAESFAGRDLHPLVKLIDEQGPPTCASCWPPSPRRTRPTTSY from the coding sequence ATGGTGATGGACGGCGTGGCGCGCTTCTGCTCGTCGGCACAGGCCGAGCCCCAGGCATGGCATATCCCGGTCGATCCACTGATCGAAGAAGAGCTGGCCGACGCGCTGCGCGAGGAACTGCTGCCACACGTCCAGTCGCTTTGGCGTGAGAGCATCGATCCAAGGGGTGTCGCGGCGGTCAGTCACGCGACCTATGTGAAGCTGTGGCAACTCAGCCGACCGCGCATCCCGGCCGATTTCATCCTGTTCGATGAGGCCCAGGACGCCGATGGGTTGATGCTGTCGGTGCTACGCGGGCAGTCATCCCAAGTCATCTACGTGGGCGATCCCTATCAGCAGATCTACAAGTGGCGCGGTGCCGTCAATGCAATGGACCACATCAAGGCGCCGGTGAAGGGGCTCACGGAATCATTTCGGTTCGGCAACGCCATCGCCAGCCTTGCCAGCCGGATGCTACGCCTGATGGACGAGGACGTTCCGGTACGCGGCCAGGCCGCGATTCCCTCGCGTGTCGTGCGGCACGCCGCTCCTGGCGAGATCCGCCCCAACGCGATCCTGTGCCGCAAGAACACCACCCTGCTCGCCAAGGTGGCCGAAGGCCTGCAGCGCGGCCACAGGGTGGCAGCCCGGACAAAGAAGGAGGAGCTGGAGGCTTTCATCGACGGTGCTGAGCGCCTGCTCGCTGGCCAGCGCACGCACTACCCGGCCGCCCTATCCCTGTTCGAGAACTGGCTCGACGTTCAGGAATACGCCGAGTCCTTCGCCGGGCGCGACCTGCATCCGCTGGTCAAGCTCATCGACGAACAAGGCCCACCTACCTGCGCCAGTTGTTGGCCGCCATCGCCCCGGAGGACCAGGCCGACTACGTCGTATTGA
- a CDS encoding benzaldehyde dehydrogenase, whose amino-acid sequence MNRTDSPGLLDKNIWTDQLFTGRWQAGSVATSVIEPATGRELGRIGMADVSMIASSAEAAAKTQPVWAGLHHDERANVLRRAVRLTETHFDEIVGWIVRESGSTRAKAAFETSITIKVLQEASGLPSRCAGELLPSVPGRLSLARRRPLGVVGVISPFNFPLYLAMRAVAPALALGNAVVLKPDPRTAVCGGFVVARLFELAGLPTGALHVLPGDGAAGAALTADPHVAMIQFTGSTAAGRKVGEAAGRHLKKVSLELGGKNSLIILDDADLDLAVTNTAWGTFLHQGQVCMATGRVLVQRGIHDRFVEKLAAKAASLTVGDPAEGDFALGPLINENQRDNVARIVSDAQRSGARITSGGAYRDLFFEPTVLSGVTPDSPAFREEIFGPVAVVVPFDMDEEAIALANGTEYGLSMGIISSNVTRALRIGERLRTGMLHINDQTVNDEVINPVGGVGASGNGTSIGGVANWEEFTQWQWMTIRGEAPHYPI is encoded by the coding sequence ATGAACCGCACGGATTCCCCCGGCTTGCTCGACAAGAACATCTGGACTGATCAACTCTTCACTGGGCGCTGGCAGGCCGGCAGTGTCGCGACCAGCGTGATAGAGCCTGCTACGGGCCGGGAGCTGGGGCGCATCGGCATGGCCGATGTCTCGATGATTGCCAGTTCGGCCGAGGCCGCGGCGAAGACACAGCCAGTCTGGGCCGGCCTGCACCATGACGAACGTGCGAATGTGCTGCGCAGGGCTGTGCGCCTTACCGAGACGCATTTCGACGAAATTGTCGGCTGGATTGTGCGCGAAAGCGGTTCCACGCGAGCGAAGGCGGCGTTCGAGACGAGTATCACTATTAAGGTCCTGCAAGAAGCCTCCGGGCTGCCATCGCGCTGCGCCGGGGAGCTATTGCCTTCCGTGCCTGGGCGGCTATCCCTGGCGCGCCGGCGGCCGCTTGGAGTGGTCGGCGTCATCTCGCCGTTCAATTTTCCGCTCTACCTGGCGATGCGGGCCGTTGCGCCGGCGCTGGCGCTGGGCAACGCGGTGGTGCTCAAGCCCGATCCCCGCACAGCGGTGTGCGGTGGCTTCGTTGTCGCGCGGCTGTTTGAACTCGCCGGCCTGCCGACCGGTGCGCTGCACGTGCTGCCGGGAGATGGTGCCGCGGGTGCGGCGCTGACGGCCGATCCCCATGTGGCGATGATCCAGTTCACTGGCTCCACGGCTGCAGGCCGCAAGGTCGGGGAGGCCGCAGGCCGGCATCTCAAGAAAGTTTCGCTGGAACTGGGCGGAAAAAATTCGCTGATCATCCTCGATGATGCCGATCTCGACCTCGCGGTTACAAACACCGCATGGGGCACCTTTCTGCATCAGGGCCAGGTCTGCATGGCCACCGGCCGTGTGCTGGTACAGCGTGGTATCCACGACCGGTTCGTCGAGAAACTCGCCGCCAAGGCCGCGAGCCTCACGGTGGGGGACCCCGCGGAAGGCGACTTCGCGCTGGGGCCGTTGATCAATGAAAACCAGCGCGATAATGTTGCCAGAATCGTCAGCGACGCGCAGCGCTCTGGTGCCCGCATCACATCTGGTGGCGCCTATCGCGACCTATTCTTCGAGCCCACCGTGCTCAGCGGCGTGACACCGGATAGTCCTGCCTTCCGCGAAGAGATATTCGGGCCGGTGGCTGTGGTGGTGCCGTTCGACATGGATGAGGAAGCGATTGCGCTGGCCAACGGTACCGAGTACGGACTGTCGATGGGCATCATCTCCAGCAATGTCACCCGGGCACTGCGCATTGGCGAACGCCTGCGCACCGGTATGCTTCATATCAACGACCAGACTGTCAACGACGAGGTCATCAACCCGGTTGGCGGTGTCGGCGCGTCTGGCAACGGCACCAGCATCGGCGGAGTGGCCAACTGGGAGGAATTTACCCAGTGGCAATGGATGACCATTCGGGGCGAAGCGCCACATTACCCAATTTAA
- a CDS encoding Rrf2 family transcriptional regulator has translation MSHISTGVEYSLHCLLYLTRSNAAVEEASVRDLAELQGVPHDFLAKLFTKLAKAELVVATEGIKGGFRLARPANHITVLDVVEAIDGEKPLFDCLEIRGRCAVFNDDAPGWATRGVCSVHAVMQAAEKAMRAELKRHTLADLSQRVNDKTPASYGVQVVRWLSDRAANRRGGRPAPKRSTSRKSG, from the coding sequence ATGTCGCACATCAGTACAGGCGTTGAATACAGCCTCCACTGCCTGCTGTACCTGACGCGTTCGAACGCAGCGGTGGAAGAAGCGAGCGTCCGTGATCTGGCTGAGCTTCAGGGCGTTCCCCATGACTTCCTGGCCAAGCTGTTCACCAAGTTGGCCAAGGCTGAGCTGGTGGTCGCTACGGAGGGCATCAAGGGCGGATTCCGGCTCGCGCGGCCCGCCAACCACATTACCGTCCTCGATGTCGTGGAAGCGATCGATGGCGAGAAGCCTCTCTTCGACTGCCTCGAGATCCGCGGGCGCTGTGCCGTCTTCAATGATGACGCGCCGGGCTGGGCGACGCGTGGCGTTTGCTCGGTTCACGCCGTCATGCAGGCTGCAGAGAAAGCTATGCGAGCGGAACTGAAACGGCATACTCTGGCCGACCTTTCTCAGCGCGTCAATGATAAGACGCCGGCCAGCTACGGTGTGCAGGTTGTCAGATGGCTGTCGGATCGAGCGGCCAATCGGCGGGGCGGAAGACCTGCGCCCAAGCGCTCCACTTCGCGCAAGAGCGGCTGA
- a CDS encoding cupin domain-containing protein — protein sequence MKSTRITAAALLLLGSGLMLQAAQAQTAGVHRADLVQHDLSVPDREGIQVRVDFDPGAFAPKHSHPGEELAHVLQGTLEYQLGDNPPVTLTAGNSLFIPAGTAHSARNVGSGKASELATYIVKKGAPLVVPAK from the coding sequence ATGAAATCGACCAGAATCACTGCTGCGGCTCTGCTCTTGCTGGGCAGCGGTTTGATGCTGCAGGCGGCTCAAGCACAAACGGCTGGCGTCCATCGCGCAGATCTCGTCCAGCACGATCTCAGCGTGCCGGATCGCGAGGGCATTCAGGTGCGCGTTGACTTCGATCCTGGCGCGTTCGCGCCGAAGCATTCGCATCCGGGCGAAGAGCTTGCCCATGTCTTGCAGGGAACGCTGGAATACCAGCTCGGCGACAACCCGCCTGTCACGCTCACGGCTGGTAATTCCCTGTTCATCCCGGCTGGAACCGCCCACTCGGCGCGGAATGTCGGCAGCGGCAAGGCATCGGAACTGGCAACATACATCGTGAAGAAGGGGGCACCGCTGGTGGTGCCGGCCAAATGA
- a CDS encoding SDR family NAD(P)-dependent oxidoreductase, protein MSEKRALVTGVGPGTGLAVVRRLVAGGYDVAMVARSADRLKEFEAEIPGTHAYVADVSEPIQFDAALDRILSEFGAPEVVVHNAIGGVFGNFMQIDPAALQQNFQTNVMAFLQLARRVAPFMLDSGKGAIIASGNTSALRGKSNFAGFAPTKAAQRILAESMARELGPKGVHVAYVLIDAVIDLEWTRKAWPDAADDFFIQPSDIAEEIWHVVHQPKSAWSFNVEIRPFKEVW, encoded by the coding sequence ATGAGCGAGAAACGCGCTCTCGTCACCGGCGTTGGGCCGGGTACCGGCCTCGCAGTCGTCCGCCGGCTAGTGGCAGGGGGCTATGACGTCGCAATGGTCGCGAGAAGTGCCGATCGCCTTAAGGAGTTCGAAGCGGAAATTCCCGGCACCCATGCGTATGTCGCAGACGTCTCAGAACCGATCCAATTCGATGCGGCACTCGACCGTATCCTGTCGGAATTCGGCGCTCCCGAGGTTGTTGTCCATAACGCCATCGGCGGCGTCTTCGGGAATTTCATGCAGATCGATCCGGCCGCGCTGCAGCAGAATTTTCAAACGAACGTCATGGCGTTCCTGCAACTCGCGCGCCGTGTTGCTCCCTTTATGCTCGATTCTGGAAAAGGTGCGATCATTGCGTCGGGCAACACTTCTGCACTGCGCGGTAAGAGCAATTTCGCCGGATTCGCACCGACCAAGGCAGCTCAGCGCATTCTCGCGGAATCGATGGCGCGCGAGCTAGGGCCGAAAGGTGTACACGTAGCCTACGTGCTCATCGACGCCGTAATCGATCTTGAGTGGACGCGCAAGGCGTGGCCTGATGCGGCGGATGATTTTTTCATTCAACCGTCGGACATCGCTGAGGAAATCTGGCATGTCGTGCATCAGCCGAAGAGTGCCTGGTCGTTCAATGTAGAAATTCGACCCTTCAAGGAAGTTTGGTAA
- a CDS encoding organic hydroperoxide resistance protein, with amino-acid sequence MMRIENVLYTGKVRVSGGRDGQAHSDDDRLHLKLSPPGSNGQGTNPEQLFAAGWSACFIGAMGRAASDMKIRLPADLALNTEVDLGTTGDAYFLQARLNVSLPGLDREVAQAVVEAAHQLCPYSKATRGNIHVELNVA; translated from the coding sequence ATGATGCGTATCGAAAATGTGCTTTACACCGGAAAGGTCCGCGTTAGCGGTGGCCGCGATGGCCAAGCCCACAGTGACGACGACCGCCTACACCTGAAGCTGTCGCCCCCGGGCAGCAACGGCCAAGGCACGAACCCGGAGCAGTTGTTTGCCGCAGGCTGGTCCGCCTGCTTTATCGGTGCGATGGGCCGTGCAGCCAGCGATATGAAGATCAGGCTTCCGGCGGACCTCGCACTCAATACCGAAGTGGACCTTGGCACAACAGGCGACGCGTACTTCTTGCAGGCCCGCCTGAATGTCAGCCTGCCGGGCCTGGACCGTGAGGTGGCGCAAGCGGTGGTGGAAGCCGCGCACCAGCTCTGTCCGTACTCCAAGGCGACGCGCGGCAACATCCACGTCGAGCTGAACGTGGCCTGA
- a CDS encoding epoxide hydrolase family protein produces MTDTIRPFRAHVPQAALADLHRRLAATRWPDAETVSDRSEGAQLAKLQALVGYWATRYDWRKAEAKLNVYPQFLTNIDGLDIHFIHVHSRHPNALPLIMTHGWPGSVFELLNVIGPLTDPTAHGGTANDAFHLVIPSIPGFGFSQKPTGKGWNPERIARAWDVLMKRLGYARYVSQGGDWGAIISDALGRLAPEGLLGIHVNRIERSTTLPPDVAKALKSGDPAPANLAIEERRVFDEAREFLSKGFGYASIMQTRPQTIGYGLADSPVGLAAWIYDKQADWVFTRGDPERALGRDAILDNITLYWLTDSGTSSGRIYWEAGASAVSTAPITIPVAVTIFPGEVYRPPRHWVARAYQNLIYYNRVNKGGHFAAWEEPELFSTEVRSAFQSLR; encoded by the coding sequence ATGACCGACACGATTCGCCCGTTTCGCGCGCACGTTCCCCAAGCCGCGCTCGCCGATCTGCACCGACGCCTAGCCGCAACGCGCTGGCCTGATGCGGAAACGGTCAGCGATCGATCCGAGGGTGCACAGCTTGCAAAGCTTCAGGCGCTCGTGGGCTACTGGGCAACCCGCTACGATTGGCGAAAGGCTGAGGCAAAGCTCAATGTCTATCCCCAATTCCTGACGAACATCGACGGTCTGGACATTCATTTCATCCACGTACACTCTCGCCATCCAAACGCGCTGCCGCTCATCATGACTCACGGCTGGCCAGGGTCGGTCTTTGAATTGCTCAATGTCATCGGCCCATTGACCGATCCCACTGCGCACGGCGGAACTGCCAACGATGCTTTCCATCTGGTCATTCCGTCGATTCCCGGCTTTGGCTTCTCACAGAAGCCAACTGGCAAAGGCTGGAATCCTGAGCGCATCGCGCGCGCCTGGGACGTCCTGATGAAGCGGCTCGGCTATGCGCGCTATGTTTCACAGGGCGGGGACTGGGGTGCCATCATCTCCGATGCGCTTGGTCGCCTGGCGCCGGAGGGGCTTCTCGGGATCCACGTCAACAGGATCGAGCGCTCCACGACCTTGCCACCAGACGTTGCAAAGGCGCTCAAAAGCGGGGATCCCGCACCGGCGAACCTGGCCATCGAAGAAAGGCGGGTGTTCGACGAGGCCAGGGAATTCCTCAGTAAGGGATTCGGATACGCCTCTATCATGCAAACGCGACCGCAAACCATCGGATACGGCCTGGCCGATTCGCCGGTGGGGCTGGCAGCATGGATCTATGACAAGCAGGCTGACTGGGTATTCACGCGTGGCGATCCTGAGCGAGCATTAGGACGCGACGCAATCCTCGACAACATCACGCTCTACTGGCTGACGGATTCCGGAACTTCAAGCGGGCGAATCTACTGGGAAGCCGGTGCTAGCGCTGTCAGCACAGCGCCCATCACGATCCCCGTGGCGGTTACCATCTTCCCAGGCGAGGTCTACCGGCCTCCAAGGCACTGGGTGGCACGCGCTTATCAGAACCTCATCTACTACAACCGAGTGAACAAGGGCGGCCACTTCGCAGCTTGGGAAGAGCCAGAATTGTTCAGTACCGAAGTACGTTCCGCGTTCCAGTCCCTGCGCTGA
- a CDS encoding zinc-binding dehydrogenase, with amino-acid sequence MRAICYEEFGNPAEVLKLVERPKESPGPGQVRVRVILASVHSHDFATIQGNYGYRPDLPATGGTEAVGVVDAVGDGAQLSLGQRVSFFNQAGTWTEQVIVPESAVVPVPEAVPDGVAAQLVSMPVSALTLLNSLHLGEGDWLVQNAANGAIGITLARIVQARRLNVLNIVRRKAAIDELAAVGLNNAISSDDVDWKRRAKELVGDARIASAVDSIGGRAANDLVDLLSPEGELVILGSLTGQPLELNGQLLFKELNVRGFWASRLMQRMTPGERDELYREVLGLAASGNLVLPVGAIFDFEDIEAAMVTHQVPGRGGKILLKP; translated from the coding sequence GTGCGCGCAATTTGCTATGAAGAGTTTGGTAACCCTGCCGAGGTCCTTAAACTCGTCGAGCGCCCGAAGGAGAGTCCTGGACCTGGACAGGTTCGGGTACGGGTCATCCTCGCGAGCGTCCACAGTCATGATTTCGCGACCATCCAAGGCAATTACGGTTACCGTCCCGACTTGCCTGCAACCGGCGGTACAGAAGCCGTGGGTGTCGTCGACGCAGTTGGTGATGGCGCGCAGCTTTCTCTTGGGCAGCGAGTCAGTTTTTTCAATCAGGCCGGCACATGGACCGAACAGGTTATCGTGCCAGAATCCGCGGTCGTCCCCGTTCCTGAGGCAGTCCCAGACGGGGTTGCAGCTCAACTAGTATCCATGCCGGTGAGCGCCCTTACCCTGCTGAACTCGCTGCATCTCGGCGAAGGCGATTGGCTTGTCCAAAACGCTGCGAATGGCGCCATTGGCATCACATTGGCCAGGATCGTCCAGGCTAGAAGGCTGAACGTTCTGAACATCGTTCGCAGAAAGGCGGCGATAGACGAGCTTGCCGCCGTCGGCCTCAATAACGCCATCTCGTCTGACGACGTCGACTGGAAGAGGCGAGCAAAGGAGTTGGTTGGGGACGCGCGCATCGCGTCCGCGGTCGACTCGATCGGCGGAAGAGCTGCGAATGACCTTGTTGACCTTCTTTCCCCTGAAGGAGAACTTGTCATCTTAGGCTCACTGACCGGACAGCCACTCGAACTGAATGGCCAGTTGCTGTTCAAGGAATTGAATGTGCGCGGCTTCTGGGCAAGTCGGCTGATGCAGCGCATGACTCCGGGCGAGCGAGACGAGTTATACCGCGAGGTGCTCGGTCTTGCTGCATCGGGGAACCTTGTGCTGCCAGTCGGTGCCATCTTTGATTTCGAAGATATCGAAGCGGCAATGGTTACTCATCAGGTGCCGGGCCGGGGCGGAAAGATTCTACTTAAGCCATAA